One window of the Syngnathoides biaculeatus isolate LvHL_M chromosome 11, ASM1980259v1, whole genome shotgun sequence genome contains the following:
- the canx gene encoding calnexin isoform X2: MDRKVWLCIVMATGVLCLTLAPPCRARDPDEDDADAEDDLDVDTAGPYEDLEDERGAPPPAPKVTYKAPEPMGEHFFAESFDRGTLDNWVLSSAKKDDTDEDIAKYDGKWEVEEMKDSKLPGDKGLVLKSRAKHHAISAPLLRTFTFGTAPLIVQYEVNFQAGIDCGGAYVKLLTQTPELDLDEFVDKTAYTIMFGPDKCGEDYKLHFIFRHKNPKTGKYEEKHAKKPDADLRTYFTDKKTHLYTLVVNPDNTFEILVDQTLVNSGSLLKDVSPPVNPPAEIEDPDDRKPEDWDERPKIQDPDAAKPEDWDEDAPAQVPDEDAVKPDGWLDDEPEYVGDPDAVKPEDWDEDMDGEWEAPQIPNPACEAASGCGQWKRPTVDNPNYKGKWKAPMIDNPNYQGVWKPRKISNPEFFEDLHPFRMSAFSAVGLELWSMTSDIFFDNFLVTDDRNVAERWANDGWGLKKAAEGAAEPGLAAQMMTAAEERPWLWVVYALTVALPVVLVVVFCCTGKKKSEAPPAPAPAEYKKTDEAQPDVKEDEEDEEDKTSPDGEQEQEEEENEESPADNDQADGDKEDAGEAASAEELEDDILRRSPRNRKVRKD, from the exons ATGGATCGAAAGGTGTGGTTGTGCATTGTCATGGCGACGGGCGTCCTCTGCCTGACCCTGGCACCGCCGTGCCGGGCCCGCGACCCGGATGAAGACGACGCGGACGCGGAAGACGACCTGGATGTGGACACGGCGGGTCCGTACGAGGACCTGGAGGATGAGCGCGGcgccccgccccccgcccccaaa GTGACCTACAAGGCCCCGGAGCCGATGGGAGAACACTTCTTTGCTGAGTCTTTTGATCGCGGGACCCTTGACAA CTGGGTGCTGTCCAGCGCCAAGAAGGACGACACCGACGAGGACATCGCAAAGTATGACG GCAAGTGGGAGGTGGAGGAGATGAAGGACAGCAAGCTTCCCGGCGACAAGGGTCTGGTCCTCAAGTCACGAGCCAAACATCACGCCATCTCCGCCCCACTGCTGCGGACGTTCACTTTCGGCACCGCGCCGCTCATCGTCCA GTACGAGGTGAACTTCCAGGCCGGCATCGACTGCGGCGGCGCTTACGTCAAGTTGCTCACTCAGACGCCCGAACTGGACCTG GACGAGTTTGTGGACAAGACTGCCTACACCATCATGTTTGGACCGGACAAATGCGGCGAGGACTACAAGCTGCACTTCATCTTCAGGCACAAGAATCCCAAGACGGGCAAATACGAGGAGAAGCATGCCAAGAAACCGGACGCTGACCTGCGCACGTACTTCACAGACAAGAAGACTCACCTATACACGCTCG TGGTGAACCCCGACAACACGTTTGAGATACTGGTGGATCAAACTTTGGTGAACAGCGGGAGCCTGCTGAAGGACGTGAGCCCCCCTGTCAACCCCCCTGCGGAGATCGAGGACCCCGACGACCGCAAGCCCGAAGACTGGGACGAGAGGCCAAAGATCCAGGACCCGGACGCGGCCAAACCGGAAGACTG GGACGAGGACGCTCCCGCTCAGGTTCCCGACGAGGACGCGGTCAAACCCGACGGCTGGTTGGACGACGAGCCCGAGTACGTGGGAGACCCTGATGCCGTCAAGCCCGAGGACTG GGACGAGGACATGGATGGCGAGTGGGAGGCACCTCAGATCCCCAACCCGGCCTGCGAGGCGGCGTCCGGCTGCGGCCAGTGGAAGCGGCCCACGGTCGACAACCCCAACTACAAGGGCAAGTGGAAGGCGCCCATGATTGACAACCCCAACTACCAG GGCGTGTGGAAACCCCGTAAGATCTCCAACCCGGAGTTCTTTGAGGACCTGCACCCGTTCCGGATGAGCGCCTTCAGCGCCGTGGGTCTGGAGCTGTGGTCCATGACGTCCGACATCTTCTTCGACAACTTCTTGGTCACCGACGACCGCAATGTGGCCGAGCGGTGGGCCAACGACGGCTGGGGCCTCAAGAAGGCGGCCGAGGGTGCCGCAGAG CCGGGCCTGGCCGCTCAGATGATGACCGCGGCGGAGGAGCGACCTTGGCTCTGGGTCGTCTACGCGCTGACGGTGGCCCTGCCtgtcgtcctcgtcgtcgtcttctGCTGCACCGGCAAG AAGAAGAGTGAGGCCCCCCCGGCACCGGCACCGGCGGAGTACAAGAAAACTGACGAGGCCCAGCCTGATGtgaaggaggacgaggaggacgaggaggacaagACTAGCCCAG ACGgggagcaggagcaggaggaagaggaaaatgaggaAAGTCCCGCCGACAACGATCAAGCGGACGGCGACAAGGAGGACGCGGGAGAGGCGGCGTCAGCTGAGGAG TTGGAGGATGACATTCTGCGGAGATCTCCCAGGAACAGGAAGGTCAGAAAGGACTGA
- the canx gene encoding calnexin isoform X1 — translation MDRKVWLCIVMATGVLCLTLAPPCRARDPDEDDADAEDDLDVDTAGPYEDLEDERGAPPPAPKVTYKAPEPMGEHFFAESFDRGTLDNWVLSSAKKDDTDEDIAKYDGKWEVEEMKDSKLPGDKGLVLKSRAKHHAISAPLLRTFTFGTAPLIVQYEVNFQAGIDCGGAYVKLLTQTPELDLDEFVDKTAYTIMFGPDKCGEDYKLHFIFRHKNPKTGKYEEKHAKKPDADLRTYFTDKKTHLYTLVVNPDNTFEILVDQTLVNSGSLLKDVSPPVNPPAEIEDPDDRKPEDWDERPKIQDPDAAKPEDWDEDAPAQVPDEDAVKPDGWLDDEPEYVGDPDAVKPEDWDEDMDGEWEAPQIPNPACEAASGCGQWKRPTVDNPNYKGKWKAPMIDNPNYQGVWKPRKISNPEFFEDLHPFRMSAFSAVGLELWSMTSDIFFDNFLVTDDRNVAERWANDGWGLKKAAEGAAEPGLAAQMMTAAEERPWLWVVYALTVALPVVLVVVFCCTGKKKSEAPPAPAPAEYKKTDEAQPDVKEDEEDEEDKTSPDGEQEQEEEENEESPADNDQADGDKEDAGEAASAEEKLEDDILRRSPRNRKVRKD, via the exons ATGGATCGAAAGGTGTGGTTGTGCATTGTCATGGCGACGGGCGTCCTCTGCCTGACCCTGGCACCGCCGTGCCGGGCCCGCGACCCGGATGAAGACGACGCGGACGCGGAAGACGACCTGGATGTGGACACGGCGGGTCCGTACGAGGACCTGGAGGATGAGCGCGGcgccccgccccccgcccccaaa GTGACCTACAAGGCCCCGGAGCCGATGGGAGAACACTTCTTTGCTGAGTCTTTTGATCGCGGGACCCTTGACAA CTGGGTGCTGTCCAGCGCCAAGAAGGACGACACCGACGAGGACATCGCAAAGTATGACG GCAAGTGGGAGGTGGAGGAGATGAAGGACAGCAAGCTTCCCGGCGACAAGGGTCTGGTCCTCAAGTCACGAGCCAAACATCACGCCATCTCCGCCCCACTGCTGCGGACGTTCACTTTCGGCACCGCGCCGCTCATCGTCCA GTACGAGGTGAACTTCCAGGCCGGCATCGACTGCGGCGGCGCTTACGTCAAGTTGCTCACTCAGACGCCCGAACTGGACCTG GACGAGTTTGTGGACAAGACTGCCTACACCATCATGTTTGGACCGGACAAATGCGGCGAGGACTACAAGCTGCACTTCATCTTCAGGCACAAGAATCCCAAGACGGGCAAATACGAGGAGAAGCATGCCAAGAAACCGGACGCTGACCTGCGCACGTACTTCACAGACAAGAAGACTCACCTATACACGCTCG TGGTGAACCCCGACAACACGTTTGAGATACTGGTGGATCAAACTTTGGTGAACAGCGGGAGCCTGCTGAAGGACGTGAGCCCCCCTGTCAACCCCCCTGCGGAGATCGAGGACCCCGACGACCGCAAGCCCGAAGACTGGGACGAGAGGCCAAAGATCCAGGACCCGGACGCGGCCAAACCGGAAGACTG GGACGAGGACGCTCCCGCTCAGGTTCCCGACGAGGACGCGGTCAAACCCGACGGCTGGTTGGACGACGAGCCCGAGTACGTGGGAGACCCTGATGCCGTCAAGCCCGAGGACTG GGACGAGGACATGGATGGCGAGTGGGAGGCACCTCAGATCCCCAACCCGGCCTGCGAGGCGGCGTCCGGCTGCGGCCAGTGGAAGCGGCCCACGGTCGACAACCCCAACTACAAGGGCAAGTGGAAGGCGCCCATGATTGACAACCCCAACTACCAG GGCGTGTGGAAACCCCGTAAGATCTCCAACCCGGAGTTCTTTGAGGACCTGCACCCGTTCCGGATGAGCGCCTTCAGCGCCGTGGGTCTGGAGCTGTGGTCCATGACGTCCGACATCTTCTTCGACAACTTCTTGGTCACCGACGACCGCAATGTGGCCGAGCGGTGGGCCAACGACGGCTGGGGCCTCAAGAAGGCGGCCGAGGGTGCCGCAGAG CCGGGCCTGGCCGCTCAGATGATGACCGCGGCGGAGGAGCGACCTTGGCTCTGGGTCGTCTACGCGCTGACGGTGGCCCTGCCtgtcgtcctcgtcgtcgtcttctGCTGCACCGGCAAG AAGAAGAGTGAGGCCCCCCCGGCACCGGCACCGGCGGAGTACAAGAAAACTGACGAGGCCCAGCCTGATGtgaaggaggacgaggaggacgaggaggacaagACTAGCCCAG ACGgggagcaggagcaggaggaagaggaaaatgaggaAAGTCCCGCCGACAACGATCAAGCGGACGGCGACAAGGAGGACGCGGGAGAGGCGGCGTCAGCTGAGGAG AAGTTGGAGGATGACATTCTGCGGAGATCTCCCAGGAACAGGAAGGTCAGAAAGGACTGA